The following coding sequences are from one Streptomyces venezuelae window:
- a CDS encoding metallopeptidase TldD-related protein, which produces MSRSATKPHEIVERALELSTADGCVVIADEESSANLRWAGNALTTNGVTRGRTLTVIATVDGKEGTASGVVSRSAVTADELEPLVRAAEEAARGAGPAEDAQPLVTGTAASPDFTEAPVETSSAVFAEFAPALGEAFARARAGGRELYGFANHEFVSSYLGTSTGLRLRHDQPNGTLELNAKSPDRTRSAWAGRATRDFKDVDPAALDAELARRLGWAERRIDLPAGRYETLLPPTAVADLLIYQLWQSSARDAAEGRTVFSKPGGATRLGERITELPLTLRSDPHEPGLESAPFVLAHASGGDASVFDNGLPLSATEWIRAGELAHLATSRHSAELTGLPVTPAVDNLVLDGGGERTLDEMVAATERGLLLTCLWYIREVDPATLLLTGLTRDGVYLVENGEVVGEVNNFRFNESPVDLLGRATEAGRTEKTLPREWGDYFTRAAMPALRVPDFNMSSVSPGV; this is translated from the coding sequence ATGAGCCGCAGCGCCACCAAGCCGCACGAGATCGTCGAGCGCGCCCTCGAACTGTCCACCGCCGACGGCTGCGTCGTGATCGCCGACGAGGAGTCGAGCGCGAACCTGCGCTGGGCGGGCAACGCCCTGACCACCAATGGCGTCACGCGCGGACGCACCCTCACGGTCATCGCGACCGTCGACGGCAAGGAGGGCACCGCCTCCGGCGTCGTGTCGCGCTCCGCCGTGACCGCGGACGAGCTCGAGCCGCTGGTGCGGGCCGCCGAGGAGGCCGCGCGCGGGGCCGGGCCCGCCGAGGACGCGCAGCCGCTGGTGACCGGCACGGCCGCCTCCCCGGACTTCACTGAGGCGCCCGTCGAGACGTCCTCGGCGGTCTTCGCGGAGTTCGCCCCGGCGCTCGGCGAGGCGTTCGCACGGGCCCGCGCGGGCGGCCGGGAGCTGTACGGCTTCGCGAACCACGAGTTCGTGTCGAGCTACCTCGGTACGTCGACGGGGCTCCGCCTCCGTCACGACCAGCCCAACGGCACCCTGGAGCTCAACGCCAAGTCGCCCGACCGCACCCGGTCCGCGTGGGCGGGGCGCGCCACCCGCGACTTCAAGGATGTCGACCCGGCCGCGCTCGACGCGGAGCTCGCCCGGCGCCTCGGGTGGGCGGAGCGCCGTATCGACCTGCCCGCGGGGCGGTACGAGACGCTGCTGCCGCCGACCGCCGTCGCCGACCTGCTGATCTACCAGCTGTGGCAGTCCTCGGCCCGTGACGCCGCCGAGGGCCGCACGGTGTTCTCCAAGCCGGGCGGCGCGACACGGCTCGGCGAGCGGATCACCGAACTGCCGCTGACGCTGCGCAGCGACCCGCACGAGCCGGGCCTGGAGTCGGCGCCCTTCGTGCTCGCGCACGCCTCGGGCGGCGACGCCTCGGTCTTCGACAACGGCCTGCCGCTGTCCGCGACCGAGTGGATCCGCGCCGGTGAGCTCGCTCACCTGGCCACCAGTCGGCACAGCGCGGAGCTGACCGGGCTCCCGGTGACACCGGCCGTCGACAACCTCGTCCTGGACGGCGGCGGCGAGCGCACGCTGGACGAGATGGTCGCGGCCACCGAGCGCGGACTGCTGCTGACCTGCCTCTGGTACATCCGCGAGGTGGACCCGGCGACGCTGCTGCTCACGGGGCTGACCAGGGACGGGGTGTACCTCGTCGAGAACGGCGAGGTCGTGGGCGAGGTGAACAACTTCCGCTTCAACGAGTCGCCCGTGGACCTGCTCGGCCGGGCGACGGAGGCGGGCCGTACGGAGAAGACGCTGCCGCGCGAGTGGGGCGACTACTTCACCCGCGCCGCGATGCCCGCGCTGCGCGTCCCGGATTTCAATATGAGTTCGGTCAGTCCGGGCGTATAA